ACATGAAAATGGTGGTTTACTGAATTTCAATTTGTAATATGCATTCTCTGTCCTAAGTTGAAAGGCCTTTTGGTTCAGAACTAGATGTAGGCAGCAGGATGAATTGCTAGTTCTATCATTACTAGTTCTTTTCAGTTTTGACAACTTCAACATGGCTGCCATCTGATTAAGTTACTTTGGTTCTTGGTCAGGTACAAAAATACAGCGACATAGAGTTAGCATGAACCGTCATCCTTTATATTACTACCGTTCAACTTCAAGGTGAACTTCAGTTACCTTTTGTTTCACTTGGAGTCATATTGAGTTGTCTACAAGTTCAAAAACCTAGTTGGGAGTCTTGTATACAATGAGTTATATAGAATTTTATGCTAATAACTTGATGGATGACAATGTGGTCTGTATGTACTTGATGTATATGAAACTATCCTATAAATTGTATTTGTTGTAATTATGAATGCGGACCTGCATGTGTGTATATTATTTTCTTATCTCTTTTAGCTGGTTTAAAAAATTGTAATCATGGATGCAAATCTGTGTTTgtgtgaatatatatatatatttttttgcttttttaaCTGGTTTCCTGACGGTTTGCCATCAGGAATTGATCACAAACCGTCAGGAATGTATCTTCAAGGCATGCTCAGAACAGCCGACAGGAACTACCGACAGGAAAGGATTCCTGTCAGCCAACCGACAGGAAAAGGCCATCTTTCCTGACAGCGTGGTCCTGTCGGTGAATTCCTGACAGTGAACCGTCGGGAATTATATTCCCAACGTCATTTAGCCATTTCCTGACGGTTTTTGGCCGTCAGGAATAAGTTGTTTTCTGGTAGTGAGGTCAGTGCATGAAATAGACTTATTTAAGGAATTATTGCCTTGTGAAGTCGTGAGGGATGCTAAGACAACTGATCAACCTATTTCTCGTATTTACATTTTCAACACATTTAAaagataagagcatctccaaaagagtAGCTATTTTTGACTCTCTATTTGAGTCTCCATCTAACTCTCTTAACAAATTTCTCTCCATTTTAAGCATTTTTGGCTCTCTATTTGACTCTCCATCTAACTCTCTTAAAAAATTTCTCTCCATATTAAGAGACCAACTCCAACAGACTCTTCATTTCTCAATTTCTAAATTCCAACAGCTCCTTCAATTCTCCAACTCCATACCCTATAATGCCCGGGTCCCACACATCATACTCATCTTTCTTCTTATCCTCTCCACCTGCCACGATATTCTTCTCCCCTCCGCCCTGGCCTAGAGGCCCCTCACAGCGGCCCTCTCTGCCCCTCCGCCGGTGTGACGCGGCGCAACGCGTGTCAGACTCAGGGTAGTGGAACTACTCACAggcgtagaatgttctagaataaAGAATAACACATAACATGTATATTATCCTATTGTAACTACCCGTACAGGAGTAAAACTAGTTGAATAGgaggaaactactcgattgtACTTGGGAAGGACTCCTGCAGTAGTTTCGGCTAGGATTTCCATGTAATCCTgtccccagactatataaggacGGGCAGGGATCCCCCAAAAATGACCTACATCATTAAcctctaaggcaatacaaaccaccaacaggacgtagggtattacaaaTCTTGCGGCCTAAACCTGTCTAAaactttgtgttccttgcaccatcggttCCAGACCTCGGCAAAACCCTACCTACAACTTACAACCTCCGGGGTATTCCTCAATGGGCTTGGCGGCTAACATcgacagctggcacgctaggtaGGGGCCTTCAACGAAGGTTATCTGGCGAATTTGATGGCATCTTTCGACCTCATCAACGCAGTGCCTGAACAAGGCACTACTTTCATCTTTGGTTCCTGGGTCTATGTAGCCAATGGCTTAGGTGGCTACGATAGTCACCTAGCCAATCCCAAGGAACAAGAGGTGGTATCAACAAAGCAAAGCAGATTAGTCGACGATCCCGTCGACAACATCAGCGAGACACTGCTTTGCGACCCCATTAAGGAAACCAAGAAGGGATCCACTTTCGACGCAACTTCTTCTCCACTTACTCCGCATATTCTTGGAGAGCAGGGTACCACTGCTTGTCTCGAGGCATCCATCTTCGACAACTACTCGGATTCAGGAGTCTTCATCCCCGATTTGCCTCCCCAGCAAGGCAAATCTATCACTGAAACTCACCGTGAAGAATCAATCAAGCAATCTCCCACCCACGCCATCGGAGCCAACAAATTTCAATTTTCCGACATACTCGGAAATTATGTGAATGAACTTAAATTGATCCCACCTTATACGGTAAACAACAACGAGTTGCACGGTCGAGTGGATCATGTCTCACGCAACATTGCCGAGTGCATCGAACTCGCAAAATCTGCTCTACAACATCACAATGATAAGACCCATAAAAAACCTGTGGAGCCTAGCCCACGACTTGACGCGACATCTTCTCAGGGATTGATCGGGTTGACTCCTCCCTTGCCAGCTGCATCAAATTGGCATAGGATACCCTAAAAACGGAAAAAAGCTAAGGTGTATACCACCCCTCTGGCAAGATTTAACCTGATTACCACAATCTTAGGGATGAATTTGTTCTACCGGTACTAATGCTAGAATTAGTACCGAGTCATCTTCCTACTGGTATTTTTGAGGTGAACCTATGTCATGTTTCTAGTAGTGGAGGAAAGAAAAGTGTCACTCACCCATATTCTTATTATATACCTCTCCCATATAGTATTTATTTATATACATGAGTGTGCGTACGTTTACTGTGGTGTGTATATTTAAGTCAGTTGCAGTGTTGTTACGTAGAAAATTAGAGTAGCCCACATATAAATTATAAAACCAAATCATACTTCCGAGTTAGCCAATAGCCAGCACCCCATCTTACTCGTTGGAAAATTTTTGCTTACACGAAATAGCTATGATTTTGACCTTCACAAGACAGTTCAGGGACCATCTTCTAATCCAACAATGATACGCCACCCCTGGAGCAACATAAATTTTACAAACCGCTCCCTCGCTCATCACAGTTGGCACCTTTTTATAGCAGTTTGTCATTTCCCACCAAATGCGGCACGGCATCATCTCCGTTTCTGCAAAGGCAATAAGTAGTACCGAACGTTCCAAATCTCGCGCACACAAACCTCAGCAAAAGCAAGCCAAGCCCGTCGTGCGCCTTGCTGCGACACTGATCCATGGGGTCCAccgagcagcagccgccggagccggtggccgccgcctccgccgtggtGGAGGCGTCGCCGGAGATCATCTTCCGGTCCAAGCTCCCGGACATCGCCATCACCAACACCCTCCCGCTGCACCGCTACTGCTTCGAGCGGCTCGCCGAGGTGGCCGACCGCCCCTGCCTCATTGACGGCGCCACGGGCTTCGTCCGCACCTACGCCGAGGTCGACCGCCTCACCCGCCgcctcgcggcggcgctccgtcgCGAGCCGTTCGGGCTCGGCCGCGGCGCGGTGGTCATGAACCTGGTGCTCAACTCGGCGGAGTTCGTGCTCTCCTTCTTCGCCGCGTCGCGCGTCGGCGCCGCGGTCACCACCGCCAACCCGATGTCCACGCCGCACGACATCGCCAACCAGATCGCGGCGTCGGGCGCCACGGTCGTGTTCACCGAGTCCATGGCCGCGGACAAGCTCCCCGGCGGCCTCACGGTCGTCCTCATCGACGCGCGCCGCGACGGCTGCCTCCACTTCTGGGACGACGTCATGGCCAGCGTCCCCGacgacgaggccgccgccgccgccggcgaccaggaGGCGGGCGACAGCGAGTTCGACCCCGACGACGTGGCGGCGCTGCCGTACTCGTCCGGCACGACGGGGCTCCCCAAGGGCGTGATGCTGACGCACCGGAGCCTGAGCACCAGCGTGGCGCAGCAGGTCGACGGCGACAACCCCAACATCggcttcaccgccgccgacgtcaTCCTCTGCTCCCTCCCCATGTTCCACATCTACTCGCTCAACACCATCCTGATGTGCGGGCTCCGCGTCGGCGCCGCCATCGTGGTCATGCGCCGCTTCGACCTCGCCAGGATGATGGAGCTCGTGGCGCGGCACCGGATCACCGTCGCGCCGCTCGTGCCGCCCATCGTCGTCGCCGTGGCCAAGAGCGACCAGGCCGCGGCGCACGACCTGTCGTCGGTCAGGATGGTGCTCTCCGGCGCCGCGCCCATGGGCAAGGACCTCGAGGACGCGTTCATGGCCAAGCTCCCCGGCGCCGTGCTCGGAcaggtgcgtgcgtgcgtgcgccaCGCGCATCGATTTTCCTTTTTACTGCATTGCGATTTTTTTTCTGTTCATTAATTCGAGGGAATTCTCTGCCGTGCGATCAGTAGCCGACGGATGGATGCCAATGCGATAGTTTTTTTGTGaacagaatttttcattccaatAACTCAAAAAGACCCAACGATTTTGAACGCGTTATGTCCTTATCTATTTTTGCATAGGTCAAACCATGTAATCTCGTCGCTTATTCGCGCATTTTGACTGATCCGATGGGTTGGCTTTGTCATCGTCCGCTTAAGAAACACCTCAGTTGCTCAACTTGGGCAACCGGTCTGGTGTCAGCGGTCACTCCGATCATGGATTTCAGGATACTTACTTACAGACAAGCTTTAGCATTCCACGTTTGAATTCTTCGTGCAGAGTTGTTGGTGGGAAAGCTTGACTTTTGCGTGCTGAGCTCTAGCACAGTTGCACCTAAGTTGGCTACTAGTACTCCATAAGTTGGTACGGTAGTTCCGTGGTTGGGTGATGATGATGTTGATATTAGAACGTGGCCAACTCATTGATATGTTGATATTAGAACGTGGCCAACTCATTGATTTTGATGCTCGAATACAATATTTCATTTCATCTGCGAGGACTTTGTCCAAGCTATTTCCCTTGGGTTTTCCCGGAAATTTCAGAAAACACTAAGAATCCCCATGGTTTTTGATCTTAATCGACTAGTCCATCCAACAATGTCTTCAAATATGAAACATTGAGAGGGTCTGCGCTGACAGATACCCTGTCATGATCTGTCACCTTcacataactagacatgaaGTGATACAAATCTTCTACTTCCCAAAAACATGCCAAGGATGGAAATCTATTAATTAGACAGAGCAACttaaaagttttctaaaatgaTTTTTAGGAAAATTCTGTGCTGACTTGTTACCTTGGCTTTTGGCTCTGGTATTCTCCTTTTGGCCTTGTTGTACCAAcataattaaaattaaaatattcatCCAGCCATCTTTTCCCAAAAGGAAAACACACTTGAAAAGGACGGTTCATACTGACCAATACAAGCAATGAAGCTACCGCTCTTTTAGTATTCGATTTCGACCACACACAAGCCGCACCATTGGAGAACATTAATACAACTAAGCATTATCGTCTCTTAATTGTCTCGATTATATTTGCCTCAACTTGCCGTAGTTTCTGAGAAGTCCATCCATGTTGCCTCCCGTGTGCCATGCAGGGCTACGGCATGACGGAGGCCGGTCCGGTGCTGTCCATGTGCCTGGCGTTCGCCAAGGAGCCCTTCAAGGTGAAGTCCGGCGCCTGCGGCACGGTGGTGCGCAACGCCGAGCTGAAGATCGTCGACCCCGACACCGGCAAGTCCCTCGGCCGCAACCAGCCCGGGGAGATCTGCATCAGGGGGCAACAGATCATGAAAGGTACAGAACATCCCACTCCCTCTGCACGTTCCAACGAACCTCCAAAATGTTGACTTCAGCAGCCACTTGAATGGGCTGGCCCACAGTTCCCCGGATCTACAATCTGACTTGGAACCATATACAAGAATACAAGATGTTGAACAAGTAGTTCACCGACTGCAAATGCACATTAGTGCATCACATATCCTTGTGATCACTTTTCAACTTGTATGAGTACACAGTAGTCAGGTAATCACACCATGATACTGAGAAGGGAATCTAGGTCAACAGGATGTGAGCTTTACAACTCCCTTTGCaagaaatgttttttttttggaaaaatgcaAGAAATGGTTTAGAAAGACGGTATTTGCATGTCTATTTGTCTACTAGGCCTTTTCGATGTCTCATGGGTGAAGAGGTTGAGAGTTGTAACTTATTGTGAAAAAAAGTCTTAATTGGTTAGATCAGGGGAGGCATAATTGACAAACCTGCAAAGTTGAGATGAACCGTTCCATTCCCATCTGTAGCTTTCTGTCCGGACTTGGAATGAGTACCAAGCATGCATGACTTGGGCAACAGAAAGACATAAATCTTAGCTGAAACCTGTCAGCTTCAGACTGACTATGGAAGTCTCCATGGGTCTGGGTCTGATAACTGAAATATATCATCATGAAGGGAGAGTGTTCTGAATCTGAAGTTCTGAACCCACCACTGTGGGGTCTGCAGATATGCTTGTTTTCTGTACTGAATTTATGGGGTCTGCGTGGCTAcacttttttttaataaaaattatTGCAACCTGAACAATTCGCATGATCAGAAGACTTAGCATTGTTGATGATCCTTGCTTGTGCTGCTGCTCAGGTTACCTGAACAACCCGGAGGCCACGAAGAACAGCATCGACGCTGACGGGTGGCTGCACACCGGCGACGTCGGGTTCgtggatgacgacgacgagatCTTCATAGTCGACAGGCTCAAGGAGATCATCAAGTACAAGGGCCTACAGGTGGCCCCTGCCGAGTTGGAGGCCCTTCTCATCACTCACCCGAGCATCGTCGACGCTGCCGTTGTTGGGTAATAACTTGGGCTCATCATTTGCTCTCTCAAGTCTAGATCATTTGGTGAGGAACATGGGACAGCGAGCGGACAGCCATCACATGAACAAGATCTTGATGTTTCAGCCGTTGAAATGGAATTTTGTGGTATCCATGATCATTGCAGGAAACAAGTCGAGCCAGAAATTGGCGAAATCCCGGTCGCCTTTGTGGCCAAGGCAGAAGGGAGTGAGCTCAGCGAAGATGACGTGAAGCAATTTGTGGCAAAGGAGGTAGTAGTATTCCTTTTCTTGTGCTAGAAAACTTTACTCTCGTTTTTGAGTTTATTATGCTGTCATGCTAAATGTGAATACTAGGAATGGATAAACATAATAAAATTCAACAAACAGATAAAAAGCTAGACATACGTTCTTTAAAAATGATAAAGCTAGAAATTCATATGTTGGCCCTTTTTCGTTTGACCTAAAGGATTCTTTTCCTGTTTTAGGTGATCTACTACAAGAAGGTCCGCGAGGTGATTTTTGTTGACAAGATCCCCAAGGCGCCATCGGGCAAGATCCTTCGCAAGGAGCTAAGGAaacagcaccagcagcagcacccaCAATCTGTGTGACCATCTGATCAGATCAGACCATGCATCGCTCGGTATTCATGATTCGTTCGGATGTTGACATGTGGAGGAAGAACTTAATTCAGAGGCACATAGTGTTTTTATCTGTTATGTTGTGTAATGTATCTAGCTATAGCTGGTGAGGCAGAGAGGATCGATTGAGTGGAAATTGGATTTTTGAAGTACATATGTTGGGGAGTCATGTTTGTTAGAGTTTCTTACCGTATGTTTGTTGCCGTTCGTGACTCGCGATGCTTGTCCGATATGTTTGGTTGTCAACGAACCGAAATCTGTTAATTCTTATATGGATACAAGCACGCAATAATTCAACAAGCGCCCATGGCCTAATGGATAAGGCGTCTGACTTCTAATCAGGCGATTGTGGTGGGTTCGAGTCCCACTGGGCGTGtttgttatttatttattatatattttgcACCTTGACttaatttcttctttttgtAAGTCAAACCCTAGAATGAGTCCCATTTGTTTTTTAATTTATATATTTTGCACCTTGACTCTCCATACATTTTTCTTATTTATAAAGCACGCAATATTTTAATATTGCAACAacttttttataattaatattgcAAAAAACTTCGCCATTGCAATTTGCAACTGAACAAAAACTGAACCAACAATGCATCTAGAAATTATGTTGATAAGATAATAATAATCAATAGACCAGCACGCTTAGCAACTGCACCCGCTGCATAGAACAAATTTCAGAATCAATAATAAAATCTGCATACTATCACAAGATCGAAGGTTTGAATCTCTCTACACTACGCTCCAAAAATAGTCTGCAGGAAGCCGTGTGCTCATAGAGAGAGACATGTTAACTGATGGCCTAAAACTGTTGCCATAAGGCTGTCCAGACTTAAACATCTGCTCGCAATTATTCTCACTGGACTCTATTGAAGTCGCAGAGTCTGCGGTGTACTTTGAGGAGTTGCCGAGAGCAGCTATCTCGAGGTGTGCACGGGCCACACATGAGGTATATGACGTTACCCAGGGGCCTGACATAGATATCATCCTCTCTGCGGAGTTGCTGTACCAAGGAACTTGCATAGAGTGACGCGTACCTGGAAAGGGAACAGCATGAAACTCATAGCATAATGATAAATAACTATCCAGCATTACTTATAAATTATCACAATTAAGCATGGATGTTTTTCCTAAACTGAAACTGTAAGAACCTCTATGCACCAGAATTGAGCCTGGGTTACTATAGCAACGATGGGATCAGAAAATGATCCATCATTATTTGTGGTGAATCTAGAGCAATCATGTAcatgtttttttaaaatatatggCATCCAGTATCAAATGCAGAGGAGGCGAGCTGCTCGGGTAGAGGTGGTGGCTCAAGAATCAACAGAAGATCAGGCTTGACTTCCTTATGTTCAATTAGTTACCGTCAGGAAATTTGTTACTTAGATTGTTACAGATATTAGTTGGATTGTTAGGTACTTAGGTCGCCATATATGGTAGCTGTCATTATCGTCCACGCAAATCAAAACGATCAATCTATGCCCCCAATGCATTTCTCTAAATTCTCATCTACCTTCAGCCACCCAACATGGCAGGAAACTGGCCAAGAGGCCAGGAACCTCCCACAGTCAACCCATTTGGTCATCTTCTGCAAGGACGTCACGAAATCACTACATAGAGGTGAGTAATCCATACTATAGGAATGGATTACTCACATTTTTCAGGTATGCAGTATGGATTGCTTAAAATACACAAATGGTGACAATGGGAGAATAAATCAATCATGCATTCATGCTTTTATAAACTGGAACCACAGCAATAATTTCAATAAATTTCTTTTATATCAGAAAATATTAAAAAggacgtacccagtgccgtaggctcccgcactgtgcgggatCTGGGAGAGGTTATTAGCGGGAGGTCTTTCTCACACACCGTGCAATGTGTAGAGACCACCGCTCGAACCTGTGACCTCTCGGTTCACAGGCGGCAAGCACTACCACTTGCACCAGGCCGCCCTTTTTATATCAGAAAATATTCTCTAGAGAAAATTCTAAATGACCATAACAAAACTCAGCACAGAAAAACAATGGCAAACTGACCATCATTGAATTATCTTTGAAAAAGTTGTGTTATGCAAAgaaaaaataccaaaaaatCATCAGTTAAGCTTTTACTATAAAGACTCATAAGAGATATACCCAGCATCCGATCCCTCAGCCTTGAGCTCAATTGCACAGAGAGTTCCTATTGAGACCACTCTTTTCACATTCGGTAGTGATGATAATTGCTTCACAAGTGCATTGTCCCATAGCTGCAAATCGAGAGTGAACATTATCATTTGTATTTTTAAATGCATAATTGAATGCATGACTTGACAGATATAATGTAAACGTAAGAGACATGCTCGTTCGGATCATATTGTACTTGTATAATAAAGTTTGTGTTCAATGGGGTATGTTTAGTTTGAGGGCAAGGTTGGAGGGGAatccatgtttttttttggatgAGCAATTTTTTCGTTTGTTGGTCAGATGAGGGTGGATGGGATGAGAATAATGAGATTAACTATATCTCCTGGCACAGAATGAGGTTGATGACTGAATGCTGGCAGGCACCAAGGGTTTGTCGAGTCTGGTCGCTGCTCGACCTGGCTGTTAGCAGCGTGTGGTGGTAGTTGTGGTCGCCTCATGTTTAGCACGGGCGCGTAACTTAAACCCAGGGTGTGTGTGTTCTGTATGGCTATTTTAGCGTTTCTACTTCTTTTCTAAAGCACTGATAAAATCAATGCTAATCTTACCACAATAACCACTGCTCCCTAAATAATATTTAGGACCAGCTAATTATTCGATGTCATATATTTGAAAATGGCGGGAGTGATTAACAAAAATGCTACTTAGCACATATCATACTATAATGAACGCATCAATTATATACTAATCATTAACATAACTTATTAATCATAATCTTACAATAATGAATACGATAATTAGTAATACAATGTGCTAATTATCAACAACCACTTACTAACCATCATGATTAGAACAAGTGGATTCATCCAACAGAAAAGCACTCACTCACTTCATCCAGCATCTATGAGGAATATTCCTCCAAACTGGATAGCATACTAATCACTCTCATCACGCTTGTTTTTTTAAAGTATCCCATGCTTCAAATCAAGAAACGTACTTATATAGCAGCACCATATATATCCAAGAGGCAAGGACACTCAAAACGGAGAAAAATTCACAAACCATAGTTCTGGTCTACCTTAATGTGAGTTATATAAAAATACAAGTTCTACTATTCAGTGTAGCACATTTCATTACCTCCTTTAGCTTCATATGATTAGCATCAATGTTCAAATTGGTGGATGGATCCCGGTACCACTGGATAGCTTTTAGTGCTGCAGCACAACCCATGGGATGAGCAGTATAGGAATGACCATGTAAGAGCGCCGTAAGCTGGAccagattaaaaaaaaaatatcagTGCTAATGTGTACTGACAGATTGTTGTGGTACTTTTCACATGCACAACATCAAAGATCATGATTCAAGATGGTTGAGGCCATGTATGCAAACACATTCAAGATGAGTACCTTAGAGTCACTTCTGAAGGATTCAAAAACTTCCTCTGAAGCTAAGGTTGCAGCTAATGGTATAATTCCCCCCGTCATCAGTTTTGCATAGCAAGCAATATCTGGTGAACACCCAAGTAACTCTGAAGCAGACTGAAAGAGAAGTTATCAAGATTATGAGAaatacaaaataaaagaaatctTATTCCATTCCCTGAAATGTTGCATATACCTCCACACCAAGACGCCAGAATCCTGTAAATACCTCATCAAATATGACAGGTATTTTTCGACTTTTACACTCATTGACAAGTATTCGCTGGAAAAGGGGATCTATCATGAGCATTCCCCCAGCACCTTGTATTACTGCACAAATAAAAGTTAATGAGATTAAACCAGTAAATATCAAAGAGAAGCACTGAAATTTTGTTAGCCGTTAGTATGATTGTAAATGAACTAAAGACTGATGGAGAATAAGCAAAAAAATGATAActattccaaaaaaaatcaaagggAGAAATTTATTTACCTGGTTCTATAATTAGTGCTGCGAGATACTCTGAATTGCTTGATAGAGAAAATTCTGATAGTTGCTGATTTATATAGGAGAAATATAAATCAGCAGCAGATGATTTGTCCCTGCTCTTGCAAAA
The Panicum virgatum strain AP13 chromosome 6N, P.virgatum_v5, whole genome shotgun sequence genome window above contains:
- the LOC120678686 gene encoding probable 4-coumarate--CoA ligase 1, with the translated sequence MGSTEQQPPEPVAAASAVVEASPEIIFRSKLPDIAITNTLPLHRYCFERLAEVADRPCLIDGATGFVRTYAEVDRLTRRLAAALRREPFGLGRGAVVMNLVLNSAEFVLSFFAASRVGAAVTTANPMSTPHDIANQIAASGATVVFTESMAADKLPGGLTVVLIDARRDGCLHFWDDVMASVPDDEAAAAAGDQEAGDSEFDPDDVAALPYSSGTTGLPKGVMLTHRSLSTSVAQQVDGDNPNIGFTAADVILCSLPMFHIYSLNTILMCGLRVGAAIVVMRRFDLARMMELVARHRITVAPLVPPIVVAVAKSDQAAAHDLSSVRMVLSGAAPMGKDLEDAFMAKLPGAVLGQGYGMTEAGPVLSMCLAFAKEPFKVKSGACGTVVRNAELKIVDPDTGKSLGRNQPGEICIRGQQIMKGYLNNPEATKNSIDADGWLHTGDVGFVDDDDEIFIVDRLKEIIKYKGLQVAPAELEALLITHPSIVDAAVVGKQVEPEIGEIPVAFVAKAEGSELSEDDVKQFVAKEVIYYKKVREVIFVDKIPKAPSGKILRKELRKQHQQQHPQSV